Genomic window (Spirosoma sp. KCTC 42546):
ATGCCTCCTAGAAAGCTACTGGAAGTTTGGTATACCTCTTTAATTATCGCTGGGGCGGCAGACTTTAAAAGCGTTGCTTCCATTTCTTATTTATTATATTTTTATTTAAATCTAAGCTCTAATATTGAATATCCTACAGCGATTTTAATTGGATCAAGGTCAAAAGTTGTGGAGCATCTTAGATTAAGCATATAACTGAGTGAGCCGATATAAGAAGAACTCCACATTGCTAACCCCTCTAAACTGAGCCCGAAACGCCTTGATCTTGGCATTAAAGGACTCCGCTGAGGCATTGGTGCTGCGGTTATCAAAGTAGTTCAGGATGGTTTCATAGTGGTTCTGGATCGAACGAGCCACCGTGTTGAAGGCCTTGAAACCCGCTTGGCGTACTTTTTCGTGCCATTTGGCCAACCGCCCTAAGCCGTAGAGTTTGTCGGTGGTGGCCTCAAAGATGTGACTCAGGGCCTGACTTAACTCATAAGCAGCCTTCAACTCTGGATAACGCTCAAACAGCAAAGCAGCCCGCTCTCGCTGGCTTTCTGTCCAGTCAGGCGCCTTTTTATAAAGCACATAGCGGCTGCGAGCCAGCAATTGTTTCACTGTATCCCCATTGGTAAGTAACTCTGGTTGATAGTCGATCTGGTTAAACGTAGCCTGCTCAAGAGCCTCATTTTCAGCCTCCAAGGCTTGCCAGCGGTACTCAACTCGCATAGTCTGGACGGCCTCCAGAGCCAGTTGTTGCACATGGAAACGGTCGGTCACTTGGATAGCCTTAGGGAAACATTTTTTAGCGATTAGGGCCATATTGCCTGCCATATCCAGGGTAATTTCCTTTACCTTTTTGCGCTGGTTTTCAGATAACTTACGCAATATCTCAATCACCGTCTCGGCTTTAGTACCCGCCACAATGGCTACGATACTGCCCTTGCCTCCTCTAGCGGCTTTATTGGTCAGAATCGTATAGAGTTCCCCTTGTGAAAGACTCGTTTCATCTAGCGACAAATGCGTACCCAGGTTTTGGGGATAAAGCAACCAGTCTTTGGCATGTTGCTTTTGTTGCCAATTGGCAAATCCACTCTGATAATCACGGTATTGGCGTAATAGAATTTTGCCACCAACCCCATAAAAGCCGCCAATGGAGTTGATATTAGTCGGGTTAGTATCGACTGATTTGTTTTAAAAAAGCGGGAAACTCACCGGTCATCCGCGTTCCATCTGCTACCTGAGTCCAGTCTCGATAGACGACTTTGCCGGTTTGGGTATTGAGCCAGCGACGGCGTTTGATATGCAGGAATACCTGGTGGCCCCGGATGGGAAAGTCCTGGACGGTGATAGTGGGGAAAAAGCCTTTGGAGAGCAGATTCTTCCGTTGAGGGTCCGTCTCATCGGCATTTTTCTCTTCGATATGAACATGAAAGACTCCCTCAGGGTGGTCGATGGAGGTCAATTCAAAATTTTGTAGGATGAACTCAGGCAACAGAAACTGAACGATGGGCAAGAAACTCTCCAAAACAACTAGATTTGATTAATTCACAAACCTAAAAAAATACAATGCCCTCCACAACTTTTGGAACTGATCCTTTTAATTGAATTAAAATTAACTTACAGTATAACCAACAATAAAAAAGCAAAAACCCCTCAGAAATCATTTCTGAGGGGTTTTTGTGATTTGTGTGGGAGTTGACGGGTTCGAACCGCCGACCCTCTGCTTGTAAGGCAGAGGTAATTATATTTCGAATAGTTCTGGCTTTACACTTTAAAGCCTATATATCAGAATTTTAAGACTCTTTTTTTCTGGTTAGTATTGGTTATTTCTGGTTGTTATGGTAGATTTGTTTCAACCAACGTTTCAACTAACTCGTTGGTTGAAACAAAAATGGCAGGCACTCGAACAACAGACCATAAAGAAGGGAAAGCTACTGTCAAAGTAGTTTATTATACACATAAAACACTCGCTGATGGATCTCATCCATTTGTGGTCCGTATTACTAAGAACAGAAAGAATCGTTGGATTTCAACCGGACTGAGTTTGCAGCCCAAATATTGGAACGAGCAGAAAAAGGAGATACGTCGTAGTTATCCTGAACCAGATCGATCGAAGCTGCTAAAAAAGCTAGCAGAGTGGCAGGATAAATATGAGAAGGTTGTTGAAATAGTGGCTGATACGGATGAGCAATACGATGTTAAATCGATAGCTGCGAAAGCTGTGGAAAGTCGCAAACAAACACGTAAGGTAACCTTGTTAGCTTATATTGATTCGATCGTTGAGGGTATGGTAAAAGCTAACCAAACTGGAAACGGCATCGTTTATCGGGATCTACGCAATCAGTTATATAAATTCATTGTAGACGAATATGATGCCTCTGATGTGTCCTTCGATAAGATTACAGTGAAATTCTGTTATGAATGGGAAAACACCTTACGCATTACAGGGTCGACAGAAAATACATTAAGTAATCGCTTTAGGACACTGCGTGCTGTATTAAACCGGGCTATAGCCAATGGCTATGCAAAGGCGGATAATTATCCTTTTGCGCGTAATGTGGCAGAAAAACATAAGTTTAGTGTAGGCAAGTTTGATACGTCAACGCAGAAACGGGCTATTAGTCGAGACCATATACGTAAAATTGAAGCTTATCAACCAGTTGGAAGCGCTACTGGTCCATACGCTCAGCTGAAAAATGCTGCTGAGATTGAACGGCTCCAACGGGCTAAAGATATTTTCCTATTCTCGTTTTACTTAGCTGGGATAAATTTTGTTGACTTAGCGAAGCTCCGCTGGCGAGATATTCAGATTGATGATACTGAAAACCAACGCATTAATTACGTTCGACAAAAAACCGGAGGGAAATTTTCTCTGAAGCTTTTAGAACCAGCAATAGCTATAATTGAGTGTTACAGAGCAGAAACGTATAGTGGAGCAGATAGCTATATTTTCCCTATCCTCAATGATCAAATACATACTACGGTTGTTAAAATCAACAACCGTATTCACAAGGTATTGGGGCAAACGAATACAGACTTAAAAACTATTGGCAAGACTATTGGGTTGGGAATCCCATTGACGACTTATGTAGCCCGTCATTCATTTGCCATGGCTCTTATTCGAGCTGGGGCTGGCAAATCAGTCGTTGGGCAAGCTTTTCAACATGGAGCTGAGTCAACTACGAATGTGTATGTGAATAGTTTTGAAAATAGCGATGTTGATAGGGCTATGGATTCGTTGCTATAAAGAATATTACCAACCTATTGTTTTCTAATTGATCTTGATACTTTTCATTCAAAATGGCTATCTGTTTGGCCACATGATTTAGTAATGACTCTGGAGAAAGTAATTGTGTGCTACTACCCAGCCGTATAATTTCGGCTATGAATTCATAGTTGAGGGTAAGTTTATATTGAAGCGTTACATCAGTTTTATTGACCAAGTGTATTTGCTTTGTTTGATGAATCTGGAGTCTATTAGTGCTGGAGATGACTTCCTCCCAGTAAACTGGCTCTTACGCACTTTGTGTGGTTCAGGACCGATAAAGAGCTCGTTGTCGTAATAAGTCCAGCTTGGCCCGCCTATACATTTGCCGCTTAATAAGCTTGATGCGGGTCACTTGTCCCTCGGTTTGGTCATTGCTCCATTCCATTGCCAAGGCCGCTCGTACAGCAGCATAGTCCTGTTGAAGTAGCAACCCAAACTGTCGCAACAACGCAGCCGAAGAGTTCTGATAACGAACCAACCAATCGTCTAATGCCTTCACTTGATGCCTACGAACCATAACGGCAAACTCCTTAGCTAATTCATAAACTTGGTTAATAGTAGGACCTTGATAGACATGAATCAGAAGTTGGTGATCAATCTCTTCTAAAAGGGAGCCAGGGCGCACCATCAGCCAAGCAAGCTGTTGAGTGGAAGGAAGTTCAGCTGTCGGCCTGGGTGCAGTCACAAGCTATTGATTAGATAAAGAGTAGTCTGTTACTACCTGATTTTCAGCCAAGGGTGCATCTTCGGTCAGGCGTCGACTGAGCCACTTAGTGGGTTGACTATCTGAACCTGAGTAGCCTTGTTGACAAATCTCCCGCCATAACTGTTGAGCATTATGACACCCCTCTTGGTAACGCTGTTCCAGGTAAGACAAGTAAGGTGTTAACATGCTACGACCTGTGGGACGCTGAATCCGCTCAGGAAACGATTCGGCGAAGACATACCGGCGCACCGTAGTCCGATTCAAATTAACTTCTCGACTGATTTGCCGAATGAACCAGCCCGCCTGATACAAGTGCTGTACCTTGTGGTAACAAGCCAGCTGCCTTTCTCGACTATTATAACGAGTTGCTAGTTCATTTTGCGAATAATCTCGCAAAAGGTAAATCAGTCGCTCAGTAGATTGTTTTACTGATAAGTTCCTTCCAGAAGTGGGTAGATTACGAAGCCGTTGATAGCTACCGGTCAGTATTCGTTCTACTACTTGCTCAAGATTTTGTAATAAATGCCATCGATCAGCTACTTGCTGGGCCTGCGGAGCGCCTTCTCGTGCACCCCGAGCATACTCTCCAGAGCGATCTCTTGTAATAACTTCTACGTCAGGATGCATTTGTAGCCAGTCCGTAACCCTTCGGCAGTACGGCCTTCGAGTAAATCGCTAGGTTGATGGCGCTCAAGATCGACAAGGATTGTGCCGTATGTCTTCGCTTTGCGTATGGCCCAATCGTCAACTCCTAAAGCATGGGGTATGGGCGAGGCCGTCGGCTGCCATTTTCGAATAAGCCGTAATAAAGTATCATGACTGGTGGGCATATGTAAGTGAGCCAGTAAGCGGCTACCGGCTTTCCCGTCTAGCATCATGGCCACATTCCGTTGGGCCTGTGTTAATCGGCTGGTATGACGCGCATAAGCAGGCAACCAATCGGGACAAGGCTGGCTAAACGTACGCCTAGGACAAGCCGGATTCAGACACAGAAATCGTCGCAGCCGAAGTTTCAGTTGGACAGATCTGTCACTAATAGGTAAATCGGTAGGCTTACGGTAATAGAATCCATTCGATCGGTTTGAAACTTGTTGACAGAGAAGGCAGTAAGCCCGGTTATTGATTGAGTAGGCTGTTAAGACATAGCCCTTTTCAAGGGACTGACAGTTTATAATTTGGCAGTTTGGCAAATAAACTGGAAATGGAAGCTGAGTGCTCATTTAGTCAGAACACTAGAAGCTGAAAATCAGATCATTCAAGCAGAGCAGCCATACAAACTGCGTAAGAGCCAGTATTTGTAGGCCCTCACTGCTTTGATACGTATAACATGTACTAGCCACAAAAAAAACGGGATATTTCCCGTAATATTACATTACGTGGGTTAGTACCTTACGCGCTGATATTTAATACACTAATATCAATTACCTGTTATCACGCTGTGAGACTATTATCAATCCTCTTTCTAACAGTTGCAATTGCCCGGCAAGTTTGCCATGCTCAAACAGCCGGAACAGATTCATCATCGGTCGCTGAAATCAGCTATTCGATTAGCACGAAGCTACTCCTAAGTCAGGAGTATTTTGAAAAGCAAGGGAATAAAAGTATAAGCAATAAACTAGAAAAGGTTAGTAATACATTTTCTCAAATTAGTGAAGGGTTATCTAATGTGAGGCCTAGCATTGAATATATCGCTGCCTTTAAAGGTTATGATAAGGTGATTGCTTCTCTGCAAACGATCCCTCAAGCTTCTGCTTTACAATTACTGGATGACATCTAAGAGGACATGGAAGTGAAGTTACAGCGAGACAATAGTATGAAACTAGACGACAAGTTTACCCGGCCCGTTAAAGTAAAAATTGTAACACGTAGAATAGTGGATGGTAAGGAAGTGGATGTGCCTGGATATATTATCAAATACAAACTTTGGTTTTTGAAAGACGAGAAAACCCCATTGTTCAATTTTACCAACCCCACCCTTTCAGCAGAGAAGTCCATTACACCTGGCAACTACGATATATGGGCAGAATTACCCAGTTCTAGTAAGCAATACCCACAAAAGCGAACAAGAATGCGTATCCCCGACGTAGACGGTAGTGATGCAATAACTATTGTGCTACTCCTTAACTAACTGGATATTAGCATGAAAGCCTTTTTCGAAAAGCTACAATCATATTGGGTTATACTAACACAGGCAACTATCTGGATTGGTTCAGCATTTAGCAGCTTTTTGCTCCCCCCCCCCCTTAGACTATATGGGTAGCGATCAAGGTACTTACAATCCGTTTATTCAATTTCTGACTACTCTATTAATTGGATTTGTCTTCTTACCAATCCAAGTTCGGTCAGCATCCCGTTATTCTTGGTTTTGGTGGAAGATAGCATTGGCGTTCGTCATTGTTGGCATAATTGCCTTTTTAGGATATCAAAGTTTCAAGGTAAATCATTCTATAGAGTATCCTAAGCGTAGCAATAATTATAAAATCAATGGTAATACATTGACACCTC
Coding sequences:
- a CDS encoding transposase, whose protein sequence is MGGFYGVGGKILLRQYRDYQSGFANWQQKQHAKDWLLYPQNLGTHLSLDETSLSQGELYTILTNKAARGGKGSIVAIVAGTKAETVIEILRKLSENQRKKVKEITLDMAGNMALIAKKCFPKAIQVTDRFHVQQLALEAVQTMRVEYRWQALEAENEALEQATFNQIDYQPELLTNGDTVKQLLARSRYVLYKKAPDWTESQRERAALLFERYPELKAAYELSQALSHIFEATTDKLYGLGRLAKWHEKVRQAGFKAFNTVARSIQNHYETILNYFDNRSTNASAESFNAKIKAFRAQFRGVSNVEFFLYRLTQLYA
- a CDS encoding site-specific integrase is translated as MAGTRTTDHKEGKATVKVVYYTHKTLADGSHPFVVRITKNRKNRWISTGLSLQPKYWNEQKKEIRRSYPEPDRSKLLKKLAEWQDKYEKVVEIVADTDEQYDVKSIAAKAVESRKQTRKVTLLAYIDSIVEGMVKANQTGNGIVYRDLRNQLYKFIVDEYDASDVSFDKITVKFCYEWENTLRITGSTENTLSNRFRTLRAVLNRAIANGYAKADNYPFARNVAEKHKFSVGKFDTSTQKRAISRDHIRKIEAYQPVGSATGPYAQLKNAAEIERLQRAKDIFLFSFYLAGINFVDLAKLRWRDIQIDDTENQRINYVRQKTGGKFSLKLLEPAIAIIECYRAETYSGADSYIFPILNDQIHTTVVKINNRIHKVLGQTNTDLKTIGKTIGLGIPLTTYVARHSFAMALIRAGAGKSVVGQAFQHGAESTTNVYVNSFENSDVDRAMDSLL
- a CDS encoding transposase family protein, yielding MESFLPIVQFLLPEFILQNFELTSIDHPEGVFHVHIEEKNADETDPQRKNLLSKGFFPTITVQDFPIRGHQVFLHIKRRRWLNTQTGKVVYRDWTQVADGTRMTGEFPAFLKQISRY
- a CDS encoding transposase, whose amino-acid sequence is MVRPGSLLEEIDHQLLIHVYQGPTINQVYELAKEFAVMVRRHQVKALDDWLVRYQNSSAALLRQFGLLLQQDYAAVRAALAMEWSNDQTEGQVTRIKLIKRQMYRRAKLDLLRQRALYRS
- a CDS encoding transposase, whose protein sequence is MHPDVEVITRDRSGEYARGAREGAPQAQQVADRWHLLQNLEQVVERILTGSYQRLRNLPTSGRNLSVKQSTERLIYLLRDYSQNELATRYNSRERQLACYHKVQHLYQAGWFIRQISREVNLNRTTVRRYVFAESFPERIQRPTGRSMLTPYLSYLEQRYQEGCHNAQQLWREICQQGYSGSDSQPTKWLSRRLTEDAPLAENQVVTDYSLSNQ
- a CDS encoding transposase family protein is translated as MSTQLPFPVYLPNCQIINCQSLEKGYVLTAYSINNRAYCLLCQQVSNRSNGFYYRKPTDLPISDRSVQLKLRLRRFLCLNPACPRRTFSQPCPDWLPAYARHTSRLTQAQRNVAMMLDGKAGSRLLAHLHMPTSHDTLLRLIRKWQPTASPIPHALGVDDWAIRKAKTYGTILVDLERHQPSDLLEGRTAEGLRTGYKCILT